Proteins encoded in a region of the Desulfovibrio desulfuricans genome:
- a CDS encoding Mor transcription activator family protein: MGAYSERGKEILNTVTSIIDQEATKGTPGLGKRVADIIADQFGGQQIYLPFDRERRDARIFAEYRGDNIHAIASKYRVSTHQVYKIVQREKAKRRQKQTLLPGVRIGQQQ, translated from the coding sequence ATGGGCGCGTACAGTGAGCGCGGCAAAGAGATACTCAACACAGTGACCTCCATTATTGATCAGGAGGCCACCAAGGGGACACCGGGCCTTGGCAAGCGCGTGGCGGACATCATTGCTGATCAATTTGGCGGGCAACAGATATATTTGCCCTTTGACCGGGAGCGGCGCGATGCCCGCATTTTTGCCGAGTATCGCGGTGACAACATCCATGCCATTGCAAGCAAGTATCGGGTGTCAACCCACCAGGTTTACAAAATCGTGCAGCGTGAGAAGGCAAAGAGGCGGCAAAAACAGACGTTGCTGCCAGGCGTGCGCATAGGGCAACAGCAATGA
- a CDS encoding XRE family transcriptional regulator, with protein sequence MEQNGIGERIRALMGPDSPADFADKVGVTVRALNNYLAGRMPKAEVRKRICTAYGISPMWLFQGQGAMYVDSKMADASAISCGQSAANAGQGEVGTADVSVVAPDGVQTIYVPKVEARLSAGTGSLEVSDNIKGYFGFRSDWLRRKGCPTQMVLMSITGDSMRPTLENGDLALVNLAQTDVVSGGIYAVGVDDSVLVKRLDKRPGKIVLVSDNRDAYAPQELDMTDEIVRESLRVIGRVLWWCREA encoded by the coding sequence ATGGAACAAAACGGAATAGGCGAACGAATCAGGGCGCTTATGGGGCCGGACAGTCCTGCTGACTTTGCGGATAAAGTCGGCGTCACGGTGCGCGCGCTCAACAATTATCTGGCGGGGCGCATGCCCAAGGCTGAGGTGCGCAAACGCATCTGCACGGCCTATGGCATCTCGCCCATGTGGCTGTTTCAGGGGCAAGGGGCAATGTATGTGGATAGCAAAATGGCTGACGCGTCAGCCATCAGTTGCGGGCAGTCTGCGGCAAATGCGGGGCAAGGTGAGGTTGGGACGGCTGACGTGTCGGTCGTTGCACCCGATGGAGTGCAGACAATCTACGTGCCCAAAGTTGAGGCGCGGCTCTCCGCTGGCACGGGTAGTCTTGAGGTGTCTGACAATATCAAGGGATATTTTGGATTTCGATCGGACTGGCTGCGCCGTAAGGGCTGCCCAACGCAAATGGTGCTGATGTCCATCACTGGCGACAGTATGCGCCCCACGCTCGAAAACGGCGACCTCGCCCTGGTCAATCTGGCACAGACCGATGTTGTATCGGGCGGCATCTATGCAGTGGGCGTCGACGATAGCGTGCTGGTCAAGCGTCTGGATAAACGCCCCGGCAAAATAGTGCTGGTGTCAGACAACCGTGACGCATACGCGCCCCAAGAGTTGGATATGACGGACGAGATAGTCAGAGAGTCATTGCGCGTTATCGGGCGTGTGCTCTGGTGGTGCCGAGAGGCATAA
- a CDS encoding ExeA family protein — MRKLAAPAEFKALIATHGGQRQAARACKVSPALINLLANQGMPPKTGWASLQNALQQWLTAQGATADTVTRALREAAPKVRTPRKIINKAQIRANTAGEDPMIFGKQTLVQGARKHFSLTRDPFSDPQTVEEIYLTPESRYVREVMYDAACNGNFLAVIGESGSGKSTLREEMIERLKTSGESVIVIEPYTLSMTETDKYGKPLRAQHIAEAIIDTVQRGARCAGSPEMRGRMLHQMLIASSRGGNRHVLVIEEAHDLHVQTIKSLKRFWELKDGMRRLLSIILIGQTELRGKLSNTQAEVREVVQRCDVIDLPPIKDPEAYLAFRFKVAGADITSIFEPDALALLREQLVVASSLNSNGVYLGYPLAIANLARAAMSKAYEIGESIVTGDVMRLVQPKEAGRV; from the coding sequence ATGCGCAAATTAGCCGCCCCCGCAGAGTTTAAGGCCCTCATTGCCACGCACGGCGGTCAGCGCCAGGCGGCAAGGGCCTGCAAGGTCAGCCCGGCCCTGATCAACCTGCTGGCTAATCAGGGCATGCCGCCCAAGACAGGCTGGGCGAGCCTGCAAAACGCCCTTCAACAATGGCTAACCGCCCAAGGGGCCACCGCCGACACGGTGACCAGGGCGCTGCGCGAGGCCGCACCAAAGGTCAGAACCCCGCGCAAGATCATCAACAAGGCCCAAATCAGGGCCAATACAGCAGGAGAAGACCCCATGATCTTTGGCAAACAGACGCTTGTTCAGGGTGCCCGGAAACATTTTTCTCTCACGCGTGATCCGTTTTCTGACCCGCAGACGGTGGAAGAAATCTATTTGACGCCGGAATCCCGGTATGTGCGCGAGGTGATGTACGACGCCGCCTGCAATGGCAATTTTTTGGCCGTAATCGGCGAGAGCGGCAGCGGCAAAAGCACGCTGCGCGAAGAAATGATTGAGCGGCTCAAGACGAGCGGCGAGAGCGTCATAGTGATTGAGCCGTACACTCTCTCCATGACCGAGACGGACAAATACGGCAAACCGCTGCGCGCCCAGCACATTGCCGAGGCCATCATTGATACTGTGCAGCGCGGTGCCCGGTGCGCGGGCAGCCCTGAAATGCGCGGGCGCATGCTGCACCAGATGCTGATTGCCAGCAGCCGGGGCGGCAACCGCCATGTGCTCGTAATTGAGGAGGCCCACGACCTGCATGTGCAGACCATCAAGAGCCTCAAAAGGTTTTGGGAGCTGAAAGACGGTATGCGCCGCCTCTTGTCCATCATCCTCATCGGGCAAACCGAGCTGCGGGGCAAGCTCTCCAACACACAGGCTGAGGTGCGCGAGGTTGTGCAGCGCTGTGATGTGATCGACCTGCCGCCCATCAAGGACCCGGAGGCGTATCTGGCGTTTCGATTCAAGGTCGCGGGAGCGGACATTACCAGCATTTTTGAACCTGACGCGTTGGCCCTGTTGCGGGAGCAGCTCGTGGTGGCCAGCAGCCTCAACAGCAACGGCGTGTATCTGGGCTATCCCCTCGCCATTGCCAACCTCGCACGGGCGGCAATGTCCAAGGCCTACGAAATCGGCGAGTCCATCGTGACCGGTGACGTTATGCGCCTGGTGCAGCCCAAGGAGGCTGGCCGTGTCTGA
- a CDS encoding IMP cyclohydrolase: MDILPIRRAILSVTDKSGLVEFATFLTSRGVELISTGGTQKALEAAGLSVTAVSTVTGFPEILGGRVKTLHPKIHAGILANKDEPQHMQTLSEKGIRPFDLVCVNLYDFAGAVERHLSLEQAVEEIDIGGPCMLRAAAKNFHSILVLPSPQWYTAAMEEMEKDTTVGLEFRQVMASRAFEATSRYDALITSYLRP, from the coding sequence ATGGATATTTTGCCAATTCGTCGCGCTATTCTGAGCGTTACGGACAAAAGCGGCCTTGTGGAGTTTGCCACGTTTCTTACCTCGCGGGGGGTGGAGCTTATCTCTACCGGCGGCACCCAGAAGGCCCTTGAGGCGGCCGGGCTGTCCGTCACCGCAGTAAGCACCGTCACAGGATTCCCCGAGATTCTGGGTGGCCGGGTCAAAACCCTGCACCCCAAGATTCATGCGGGCATTCTGGCCAACAAGGACGAGCCGCAGCACATGCAGACCCTGTCAGAAAAGGGCATTCGCCCCTTTGACCTTGTCTGCGTCAACCTTTACGACTTTGCGGGCGCGGTGGAACGCCACCTCTCCCTTGAGCAGGCCGTGGAGGAAATTGACATCGGCGGCCCCTGCATGCTGCGCGCTGCGGCCAAGAACTTCCACAGCATCCTGGTGCTGCCCTCGCCGCAGTGGTACACCGCCGCCATGGAAGAAATGGAAAAAGATACCACAGTGGGCCTTGAGTTCCGGCAGGTTATGGCATCGCGTGCTTTTGAGGCAACCTCGCGCTACGATGCCCTGATCACCTCGTATCTGCGTCCCTAG
- a CDS encoding DUF1937 family protein, with the protein MRLCNPDCLIDWKPVQPPKYKKDYEGKLLRIPTFSRYRPDGADLPPDGAVVCIERRYNNGSQFEMQVSWRCPACDHPHTGYVPEAWIAEDKAQFVEPSGLADATCAIGDHPAVLYLATSYSHPDAAKRAARANLASQCSAWFMRRGWCVISPLSMGHAIAVEGAELPSDFAAYQEVCLRMLEASDALVVLLLDGIRESVGVAAGIDHARKLGIPLNQVKLPGPDASGDAQFELVHNPRWWR; encoded by the coding sequence ATGCGCCTGTGTAACCCCGACTGCCTCATTGATTGGAAGCCTGTGCAGCCGCCCAAGTACAAAAAGGACTATGAGGGGAAGCTGCTGCGGATACCCACTTTTTCCAGATATCGCCCTGACGGGGCAGATTTGCCGCCGGACGGAGCGGTGGTGTGCATCGAGCGCCGCTACAACAACGGATCACAATTTGAGATGCAGGTCAGTTGGCGCTGCCCGGCCTGCGATCATCCGCATACCGGCTATGTGCCGGAAGCCTGGATTGCCGAGGACAAGGCACAGTTTGTGGAGCCGTCAGGCCTCGCAGACGCAACCTGCGCCATCGGCGACCACCCTGCGGTGCTGTATCTGGCCACAAGTTACAGCCATCCCGATGCGGCCAAACGTGCGGCGCGGGCAAATCTGGCATCGCAGTGCTCTGCGTGGTTCATGCGCCGGGGCTGGTGCGTCATATCACCGCTGAGCATGGGGCATGCCATCGCAGTTGAGGGGGCCGAATTGCCCTCGGATTTTGCGGCATATCAGGAGGTATGCTTGCGCATGCTGGAGGCCAGCGACGCACTGGTGGTGCTGTTGCTGGACGGCATACGCGAGAGCGTGGGCGTAGCCGCAGGAATTGACCATGCACGCAAGCTCGGCATCCCGCTCAACCAGGTCAAGTTGCCGGGGCCGGACGCCTCCGGCGATGCACAGTTTGAACTGGTCCATAACCCCAGGTGGTGGCGCTGA
- a CDS encoding helix-turn-helix domain-containing protein produces MTRKSDSDSAAQRALRIAELLFGRVLDGYSNKEIADALGYTACNVSRDLETLRSRGWAEKLDTGRWALTTKPVALMRKYQDYMADLAARRDAFDARVQAQAKNL; encoded by the coding sequence ATGACCAGGAAATCTGACAGCGATTCGGCGGCCCAACGGGCGCTGCGCATAGCGGAGCTGCTGTTTGGCCGTGTGCTTGATGGGTACAGCAACAAGGAAATTGCGGACGCCCTGGGCTACACCGCCTGCAATGTCTCCCGCGACCTGGAGACCCTGCGCAGCAGGGGCTGGGCGGAGAAACTGGACACAGGCCGCTGGGCGCTGACCACAAAGCCTGTGGCGTTGATGCGCAAATATCAGGATTACATGGCCGATTTGGCCGCCCGGCGCGATGCCTTTGACGCGCGGGTGCAGGCACAGGCCAAAAATCTCTAG
- the hflX gene encoding GTPase HflX, which yields MGRQLGLLIDRKGRVQMVIVGEAGSIMIPELPRGRSGQERLRGLRLLHTHLSPGGISQEDLMDMLFLRLDAVVALTVNPVGEPVQWQAAHLLPNPSGSQPYHLDTPQPWDRTESQFVATAEALEEELARKAEDAREADDTPRAMLVSVGTQPRIIQERNLDELAELARTAGLTVAGRMVQRVAQINPRLIMGKGKVAELEVLALQGRAGMMVFDGELSPAQLHNLADITERKVIDRTQLILDIFAQHAVSRAGKLQVELAQLRYTQPRLVGRNRAMDRLMGGIGGRGPGETKLETDRRKIRERMARIRKELDQLRRQRSFTRARRSRQGIPLAALVGYTNAGKSTLLNTLTRSEVLAENKLFATLDPTTRRLRFPAEKEIIMADTVGFIRNLPKELMDAFRATLEELEAADLLLHVADASHPDLLQQISAVETILAEMELDRMPRLMILNKWDQLEAPARAELADAFPHALTISAKNGEGCKALLEELELLLLRHPASMVATDAPTVLN from the coding sequence GTGGGGCGGCAACTGGGCCTGCTTATTGACCGCAAGGGCCGGGTGCAGATGGTTATTGTGGGCGAGGCGGGCAGCATCATGATTCCCGAACTGCCGCGCGGGCGCAGCGGGCAGGAACGCCTGCGCGGCCTGCGCCTGCTGCACACCCACCTTTCCCCCGGCGGCATCAGTCAGGAAGACCTGATGGACATGCTCTTTCTGCGGCTCGATGCCGTGGTGGCGCTCACCGTGAACCCGGTTGGCGAACCTGTGCAATGGCAGGCGGCCCATCTTTTGCCCAATCCTTCGGGCAGCCAGCCCTATCACCTTGATACGCCCCAGCCCTGGGATCGCACGGAATCGCAGTTTGTTGCCACCGCCGAAGCTCTGGAAGAAGAGCTTGCCCGCAAGGCAGAGGACGCCCGCGAAGCCGACGACACCCCCCGCGCCATGCTGGTTTCTGTAGGTACGCAGCCGCGCATCATTCAGGAGCGCAATCTGGACGAACTGGCGGAACTGGCCCGCACCGCAGGCCTGACCGTTGCCGGGCGCATGGTGCAGCGCGTGGCGCAGATCAACCCGCGCCTCATCATGGGCAAGGGCAAGGTGGCAGAGCTTGAAGTGCTGGCCCTGCAAGGCCGCGCTGGCATGATGGTTTTTGACGGCGAGCTTTCGCCCGCACAGTTGCACAATCTGGCAGACATCACCGAGCGCAAGGTCATTGACCGCACCCAGCTTATTCTGGATATTTTTGCCCAGCATGCGGTGAGCCGCGCGGGCAAGCTCCAGGTGGAACTGGCCCAGTTGCGCTATACCCAGCCGCGCCTTGTGGGCAGAAACCGCGCCATGGACCGCCTCATGGGCGGCATTGGCGGGCGCGGCCCCGGCGAAACCAAGTTGGAGACCGACCGCCGCAAAATCCGCGAGCGCATGGCCCGCATCCGCAAAGAGCTTGACCAGTTGCGGCGGCAGCGCTCGTTCACCCGCGCCCGGCGCTCACGGCAGGGCATCCCGCTGGCGGCGCTTGTGGGCTACACCAACGCGGGCAAGTCCACCCTGCTCAATACGTTGACCCGCTCGGAAGTGCTGGCCGAAAACAAGCTTTTCGCCACGCTTGACCCCACAACCCGGCGGCTGCGCTTTCCTGCGGAAAAAGAAATCATCATGGCCGACACCGTGGGCTTTATCCGCAATCTGCCAAAGGAGCTGATGGACGCCTTCCGTGCCACCCTTGAGGAGCTGGAAGCGGCAGATCTTTTGCTGCACGTTGCCGATGCTTCGCATCCTGACCTTTTGCAGCAGATAAGCGCTGTGGAAACTATCCTTGCCGAAATGGAACTGGATCGCATGCCGAGGCTGATGATTCTGAACAAGTGGGATCAGCTGGAAGCCCCGGCCCGCGCTGAGCTGGCGGATGCCTTTCCCCATGCGTTGACGATTTCCGCCAAGAACGGCGAGGGCTGCAAGGCCTTGCTGGAGGAGCTGGAGCTTTTATTGCTGCGGCATCCTGCAAGTATGGTGGCGACTGATGCGCCGACGGTATTGAACTAG
- a CDS encoding host-nuclease inhibitor Gam family protein, translating into MSGRSTLTITGKSITATGKAANHIFKALQEINMAKRVKPVLQLPVINSTEDADAVLAEIAAHRRKIELYEIGLRESVDALKTECTDKCEAHKQAISTREQALMQFALARRDDVFKGRKSVALTFGSFGFRASSTLKTLRKFTWERVLNLVKDRGLECVRTKEEVDKDALRALDADTLAAVGCKLVEEDSFFYELADTDLASNQ; encoded by the coding sequence ATGAGCGGGCGTTCTACCCTGACTATCACAGGCAAAAGCATTACCGCGACCGGCAAGGCCGCAAACCATATTTTCAAAGCCCTACAGGAGATCAACATGGCAAAGCGCGTCAAACCCGTATTGCAGCTGCCCGTTATCAATTCCACAGAGGACGCTGACGCGGTACTGGCTGAAATTGCCGCACACAGGCGCAAGATTGAGTTGTACGAAATTGGCCTGCGCGAAAGCGTTGATGCTCTCAAAACCGAATGCACAGACAAGTGCGAGGCTCATAAGCAGGCTATTTCCACACGGGAGCAGGCCCTGATGCAGTTTGCCCTGGCGCGGCGCGACGATGTTTTCAAGGGCCGCAAATCTGTAGCGCTGACATTTGGCAGCTTCGGGTTTCGCGCTTCATCCACTCTCAAAACCCTGCGAAAGTTCACCTGGGAGCGCGTTCTCAATCTGGTCAAGGATCGTGGGCTGGAGTGCGTGCGTACCAAGGAGGAGGTGGACAAGGATGCGCTGCGTGCCCTAGATGCGGACACTCTTGCCGCAGTGGGGTGCAAGCTTGTTGAGGAGGATTCCTTTTTTTACGAGCTGGCAGACACAGACCTGGCCAGCAACCAGTAA
- a CDS encoding regulatory protein GemA, with product MSRLMGMIRVAKAQLGMDEDTYRDFLHNTLGKKTMAGSTGKEQWRVVEALKGLGFQPRPIHKGKELPCDPQAKKIRSLWLTMADCGVVRDRSEQALNSYVRRITGQTLANATTKQCIVVIETLKSWLDRCDDADARAKCLAVLRGESGAPPVINGAPIAEVDNGRVQ from the coding sequence ATGAGCAGACTCATGGGCATGATCCGCGTTGCCAAGGCCCAGCTTGGCATGGATGAGGACACCTATCGGGACTTTTTGCACAACACTCTGGGCAAGAAGACAATGGCGGGCAGCACGGGCAAGGAGCAGTGGCGCGTTGTGGAGGCGCTTAAGGGGCTGGGTTTCCAGCCCCGGCCCATCCACAAAGGCAAGGAACTGCCCTGCGACCCGCAGGCCAAAAAAATACGGTCTCTGTGGCTGACAATGGCCGACTGCGGTGTGGTGCGGGACAGGTCGGAGCAGGCGCTCAACAGCTACGTGCGCCGCATCACCGGGCAAACGCTGGCCAATGCCACCACCAAACAGTGCATTGTGGTAATCGAGACTCTCAAATCATGGCTGGATCGGTGCGATGATGCTGATGCTCGTGCCAAATGCTTGGCCGTGCTGCGAGGTGAGTCTGGCGCGCCGCCGGTGATCAACGGCGCGCCGATCGCGGAGGTGGACAATGGGCGCGTACAGTGA